In Marixanthomonas ophiurae, one genomic interval encodes:
- a CDS encoding DUF6048 family protein yields the protein MAQEDTEKEEAVLDSTVTNNKYGIRVGTDLSKFARTAFEKGYSGFEVMGDFRVTDKFYAAAEIGNEKKERFEDNLNSITTGSYAKLGFDYNAYNNWIGMENAIFAGLRYGFSTFKQELLSYQVYTTNQDFPQTFKDNPVDYKGLTGHWLELIVGIKTEILNNLYLSVNLQLKRKLGEDEPDNFGNLYIPGFNRTYDFSEFGVGYGYTISYLIPIFKK from the coding sequence GTGGCACAAGAAGACACTGAAAAAGAAGAGGCTGTCCTCGACTCTACAGTTACGAATAACAAATATGGTATTCGGGTAGGGACTGATTTGTCTAAGTTTGCCCGAACTGCTTTTGAAAAAGGCTATTCCGGTTTTGAAGTGATGGGTGATTTCCGGGTAACCGACAAATTCTATGCAGCCGCAGAAATAGGCAACGAAAAAAAAGAACGTTTTGAAGACAATTTAAACTCTATAACTACCGGAAGCTACGCTAAATTAGGTTTCGATTATAACGCCTATAACAACTGGATAGGAATGGAAAATGCTATTTTCGCTGGATTACGCTACGGTTTTTCTACTTTTAAACAAGAATTACTATCGTATCAAGTATATACTACCAATCAAGATTTTCCGCAGACTTTTAAAGATAATCCTGTTGATTATAAAGGGTTAACAGGTCATTGGCTAGAATTAATTGTAGGGATTAAAACTGAAATTTTAAACAATTTATACCTTTCGGTAAATTTGCAATTAAAACGTAAATTAGGAGAAGATGAGCCTGATAATTTTGGAAACCTTTACATTCCTGGCTTTAACCGAACGTATGATTTTAGTGAATTTGGCGTAGGCTATGGATATACCATTTCGTATTTAATTCCTATTTTTAAGAAGTAA
- a CDS encoding stage II sporulation protein M has product MREAAFAKQNKDKWLKFESVLRNNIQINPDELSALYVEVTDHLSYAQTFYPNSNTAQYLNNLSVLAHQKIYKTKRESRKRFITFYTKEFPLFFAQYHKQLLIAFITFALFAVVGAYSAATDSDFVRLILGNGYVNMTLENIENGDPMAVYKEMESTDMFLGITINNIRVALFAFSLGVFLSLGTLFIVMRNAVMLGSFQYFFYDQGLLWESARTIWIHGTIEISVIIIAACAGLVMGNSILFPGTYTRLQSFVRGAKDGLKILISTIPFFIIAGFLEGFVTRHTEMPDWLAILIIGGSLSLIIFYYVIYPIKLKRKNEQRLREL; this is encoded by the coding sequence ATGCGCGAGGCCGCATTTGCAAAGCAAAATAAAGACAAATGGTTAAAATTTGAAAGTGTTCTTCGGAATAATATTCAAATTAATCCCGATGAGCTAAGTGCTTTGTATGTAGAAGTTACCGATCACCTTAGCTACGCCCAAACATTTTACCCCAATAGCAATACAGCACAATATCTTAATAACCTATCGGTATTGGCGCATCAAAAAATATATAAAACCAAACGGGAGTCGCGAAAACGCTTTATTACATTCTACACCAAAGAGTTTCCGCTCTTTTTTGCACAATACCACAAACAGTTATTAATCGCTTTTATAACTTTTGCACTTTTTGCGGTTGTCGGGGCGTATTCTGCAGCAACCGATTCAGACTTTGTACGGCTTATCCTCGGCAACGGATATGTAAATATGACCTTGGAAAACATTGAAAACGGTGACCCTATGGCCGTTTACAAAGAAATGGAATCCACAGATATGTTTCTGGGTATTACTATCAATAATATTCGGGTGGCACTTTTTGCCTTTTCTCTTGGTGTTTTTTTAAGCCTTGGCACCTTATTTATTGTGATGCGCAACGCCGTTATGCTGGGCTCTTTTCAATACTTTTTTTACGATCAAGGACTACTTTGGGAATCGGCCCGTACCATCTGGATTCACGGAACCATTGAAATATCGGTAATTATCATTGCTGCTTGTGCCGGGCTAGTGATGGGCAATAGCATCCTGTTCCCCGGAACCTATACCCGATTACAATCCTTCGTAAGAGGAGCCAAGGATGGGTTGAAAATTTTGATAAGCACCATTCCGTTTTTTATCATTGCTGGCTTTTTGGAAGGCTTTGTAACCCGACATACCGAAATGCCCGACTGGCTTGCCATTTTAATCATTGGCGGGTCGTTAAGCCTCATTATTTTCTATTACGTTATTTACCCCATTAAATTAAAACGAAAAAATGAACAACGATTACGTGAACTTTAA
- a CDS encoding DUF4350 domain-containing protein, which produces MTKLQKIFLGVFLLLLAGMVYMEATKPPPVSWFPSYNNQDEIPLGTVVLYDILEKNFNENLTEIDRPPYEVLQDTTLEGTYLFINNSIGFDEAELDKLYQWAEKGNTVFISANSMGSTLLDTLQVKTQINYLKSNIKSEPLLNLTHKNLAAQKPYHIKRNFAIKTFSKIDTLNQTVLGFSEVFNDQKNIQDSLPNFIKAPVGKGSFYLHLQPETFSNYFLLTKNHADYTKSALSYLPNDQQLFWDKQYKTGKHVNVSPLHILLGNKYLKWAYYMLLIGVLLFVLFEGKRKQRSIAIVQPPKNRTYEYTRTISGMYLDKKDYHSVAKKQVALFFEYIRIQLRTPTEQQNSRFFTAVAGKTGNTVEDTKKLFTFIDKVNNQHDTSKEELQKLYNDIQVFKTKANGKP; this is translated from the coding sequence ATGACTAAGCTGCAAAAAATATTTTTGGGTGTTTTCCTGCTGTTGCTGGCCGGAATGGTATATATGGAGGCTACCAAACCGCCGCCGGTAAGTTGGTTTCCTAGTTATAATAACCAAGACGAAATTCCACTAGGAACGGTTGTGTTGTATGATATATTAGAGAAAAACTTCAACGAAAACTTAACCGAAATAGACCGTCCACCATACGAAGTTTTACAGGACACTACCTTAGAAGGCACCTACCTATTTATAAACAATTCCATTGGTTTTGACGAGGCCGAGCTGGATAAACTTTACCAATGGGCCGAAAAAGGAAACACTGTTTTTATCAGTGCCAATTCGATGGGTAGTACCCTTTTGGATACTTTACAAGTAAAAACTCAGATAAATTATTTGAAAAGCAATATCAAGTCTGAGCCGCTTTTAAATTTAACCCACAAAAATTTAGCAGCTCAAAAACCGTATCACATTAAACGGAATTTTGCTATAAAAACCTTCAGTAAAATTGATACGCTAAATCAAACCGTTCTAGGTTTTTCTGAAGTATTTAATGATCAAAAAAATATACAGGATTCGCTGCCTAATTTTATAAAAGCCCCAGTTGGCAAAGGTTCTTTTTACCTGCATTTGCAACCGGAAACATTCTCTAACTATTTTCTCTTAACTAAAAATCACGCAGACTACACAAAAAGCGCGCTGTCTTATCTTCCTAACGACCAACAACTATTTTGGGACAAACAGTATAAAACTGGAAAGCATGTTAACGTTTCACCTCTGCATATCTTATTAGGTAATAAATACCTAAAATGGGCCTATTATATGCTGCTTATTGGAGTTTTGCTGTTTGTTCTTTTTGAAGGCAAACGCAAACAGCGTAGCATTGCAATTGTTCAACCGCCCAAAAATAGAACTTACGAATATACTCGGACCATTTCGGGAATGTACTTGGACAAAAAGGACTATCACAGTGTGGCAAAAAAACAAGTTGCTCTCTTTTTTGAATACATCCGTATTCAGCTAAGAACACCAACCGAACAACAAAACAGTCGCTTTTTTACTGCTGTTGCCGGTAAAACGGGCAATACCGTTGAGGACACCAAAAAACTATTTACTTTTATCGATAAAGTGAACAACCAGCACGACACCAGTAAAGAAGAGCTACAAAAACTATACAACGACATACAAGTATTTAAAACCAAAGCAAATGGAAAACCCTGA
- a CDS encoding AAA family ATPase translates to MENPENNNDELHFNNRIPLQELQQAVESIKKQLGKIIIGQQDFVELLIVSLLANGHVLIEGVPGIAKTITAKLFAKTLKTDFNRIQFTPDLMPSDVLGTSVLNMKSSEFEFKKGPVFSNIVLIDEINRAPAKTQAALFEVMEERQITMDGTRYIMDYPFMVLATQNPIEQEGTYALPEAQLDRFLFKIKVGYPNLEDEVTILKTHHDRKLAVPQDQIEGVLTPEALKTFRSQVQDILIEDKIFTYIAQIVDKTRNHPHLYLGGSPRASLAIMNASKAFAAINGRDFVTPEDAKRALAPVLRHRVIVSPEREMEGMTPETVIDMIAQSIEIPR, encoded by the coding sequence ATGGAAAACCCTGAAAATAATAACGACGAACTTCATTTTAATAATAGAATTCCGTTGCAGGAATTGCAACAAGCCGTTGAAAGTATAAAGAAACAACTTGGTAAAATTATAATTGGTCAGCAGGATTTTGTGGAATTGCTTATTGTAAGCCTATTGGCAAACGGCCACGTACTTATAGAAGGTGTTCCCGGAATTGCCAAAACCATCACCGCAAAATTGTTCGCCAAAACTTTGAAAACTGATTTTAACCGTATTCAGTTTACACCAGATCTAATGCCAAGTGATGTCTTGGGTACTTCGGTTTTAAATATGAAATCTTCAGAATTTGAATTTAAAAAAGGCCCCGTTTTTTCAAACATCGTGTTAATTGACGAGATAAACCGTGCGCCAGCTAAAACCCAAGCGGCACTATTTGAAGTAATGGAAGAACGTCAAATAACAATGGACGGCACGCGATACATTATGGATTATCCATTTATGGTGCTCGCCACCCAAAACCCTATAGAACAAGAAGGAACCTATGCCCTACCCGAAGCCCAGCTGGATCGTTTTTTGTTTAAGATAAAGGTGGGCTACCCAAACCTTGAAGATGAAGTAACTATTTTAAAAACGCATCACGACCGAAAGCTAGCTGTACCCCAAGATCAAATAGAAGGCGTGTTAACACCAGAAGCTTTAAAAACCTTTAGAAGTCAGGTGCAAGATATTTTAATTGAAGATAAAATTTTCACCTACATCGCACAAATTGTCGATAAAACTCGAAACCATCCACATTTGTATCTGGGCGGTTCGCCTCGGGCTTCGTTGGCCATTATGAATGCTTCCAAAGCATTTGCAGCCATCAATGGGCGTGATTTTGTTACCCCAGAAGATGCAAAACGAGCTTTGGCACCAGTGCTTCGCCATAGAGTTATCGTTTCGCCAGAACGTGAAATGGAAGGCATGACACCTGAAACCGTGATCGATATGATTGCCCAATCTATAGAAATACCTAGATAA
- a CDS encoding DUF6452 family protein, with amino-acid sequence MIKKICFAFLILLVFHGCTRDDICPDTTQTTPLLIVVFKNAAIPTEGKEVPGLTIETILENSEIVIDNATTDSIAIPLYAGADITTYKFTMNSQSELETPNTDMVTFNYSREDIYVNRACSFKTIYNNLEASFEDEEEDNWIFQINVTALNNIVENENDTHITILH; translated from the coding sequence ATGATAAAAAAAATCTGCTTCGCTTTCCTCATCCTGCTAGTCTTTCATGGCTGTACGCGTGATGACATTTGTCCAGACACTACCCAAACCACTCCCCTGCTCATTGTTGTTTTTAAAAATGCTGCTATTCCTACGGAAGGAAAAGAAGTCCCGGGACTAACAATTGAAACTATATTAGAAAACAGCGAAATAGTTATTGATAATGCAACAACAGATTCGATAGCCATTCCATTATATGCCGGAGCAGATATAACAACTTATAAATTTACAATGAACAGTCAAAGCGAATTAGAAACCCCCAATACAGATATGGTAACATTCAATTATAGTCGGGAAGATATTTATGTAAATCGGGCTTGTTCATTTAAAACTATTTATAACAACTTAGAAGCTAGTTTTGAGGATGAAGAAGAAGACAATTGGATTTTTCAAATCAACGTAACCGCATTAAATAATATAGTAGAAAATGAAAACGACACACATATTACTATTTTACATTAG
- a CDS encoding trimeric intracellular cation channel family protein: MTLSFIIDILGTVAFTISGVLTAMRKKLDPFGILIIGFVTAVGGGTLRDVLIDANIAWMRNLTYMYVIIGSAIVAIILRKKLSYVRRSLFLFDTIGIALYTVVGVEKGISVGLPPLICVALGTMSACFGGVLRDILCNEIPIIFRKEIYATACILGGIAYFLLLKTPLLVDWVVVISGAIVITIRLLAVTFNLSFPTIYKEEENIRL, translated from the coding sequence ATGACCCTTTCATTTATAATTGATATTTTAGGTACGGTAGCTTTTACCATTTCGGGAGTGTTAACAGCCATGCGAAAAAAGTTAGATCCTTTTGGTATTCTTATCATTGGGTTTGTTACAGCTGTGGGTGGTGGTACGCTTCGAGACGTATTAATCGACGCTAATATAGCCTGGATGCGTAATTTAACTTATATGTATGTTATAATAGGTTCAGCAATTGTAGCTATTATTCTTCGGAAAAAATTGAGCTACGTACGCCGTTCGCTCTTTTTGTTCGATACCATTGGGATTGCTTTATATACAGTTGTAGGCGTTGAAAAAGGAATTTCAGTAGGACTACCACCATTAATTTGTGTTGCTTTGGGTACTATGTCTGCTTGTTTTGGTGGAGTTCTTCGTGATATTTTGTGTAATGAAATCCCAATAATCTTTAGAAAAGAAATATACGCAACAGCTTGTATATTAGGCGGTATTGCATATTTTTTATTATTGAAAACACCTTTGCTGGTAGATTGGGTGGTTGTAATATCTGGTGCTATCGTTATTACAATTCGCTTATTAGCAGTTACTTTTAATTTGTCATTTCCTACTATTTATAAAGAAGAAGAGAACATTAGATTATAA
- a CDS encoding DUF2141 domain-containing protein — MKTIIVTLSLAFTSLFLNAQTEVETTSETKSITVTVPVQSEEGNVVFGLYDETSFMKKPLVGLEGEIKDGKATVTFEDIQPGTYAILLFHDKNGNKQMDFESNGMPTEPYGASNNVMSMGPPLWSDTKFEVTNEPVKLEVRM, encoded by the coding sequence ATGAAAACGATCATTGTAACATTAAGCTTAGCTTTCACTTCTTTATTTTTAAATGCTCAAACGGAAGTAGAAACAACTTCAGAAACTAAATCCATTACCGTAACCGTCCCTGTTCAAAGCGAGGAAGGGAATGTTGTATTTGGACTCTATGACGAAACTTCTTTTATGAAAAAACCGCTCGTGGGGTTAGAAGGCGAAATCAAGGATGGAAAAGCAACCGTAACCTTTGAAGATATACAACCTGGAACTTACGCCATCTTATTGTTTCACGACAAAAATGGAAACAAACAAATGGATTTTGAATCCAATGGTATGCCAACTGAACCATATGGAGCTAGCAATAACGTAATGAGCATGGGACCTCCACTATGGAGCGATACCAAGTTTGAAGTGACGAACGAACCTGTTAAGCTTGAGGTTAGAATGTAA
- a CDS encoding DUF58 domain-containing protein: MKFIKSLYLTPRFFYVLASLSMLFLVSYWFTELYGVIWILVLVFLVFILFEISMLYSKKGLKGERILPDKFSNSDVNDVQVQLKNDYTFTVEVALVDELPIQFQKRDFFRKTTLSGKNRNTLQYQVRPVERGEYRFGNLNCYATSVIGLIRRRYTFNNEQMVKVYPSFIQMKKYDFLAIDNRLRQIGLKKIRRIGHTMEFEQIKEYVIGDDVRTVNWKATAKHGHLMVNQYQDEKMQPIYSIIDTSRVMKMPFNELKLLDYAINSSLAFSNIALKKGDKVGMADFSNKLGAFLPANAKKTYLNTLLETLYNVDTNFKDSDFGILQALVRRKITQRSLLLLYTNFEYISSLKRQLPYLQAIAKKHVLVVIFFENTELKSLSDTDAETIPEIIDQTIAQQFQYDKKLMVRELQQRGIQTVLTAPEDLTVNTINKYLEIKAKGLL; encoded by the coding sequence ATCAAGTTTATAAAATCCTTGTACCTCACACCACGTTTTTTTTACGTGCTGGCAAGCCTTTCGATGCTGTTTTTGGTATCGTATTGGTTTACGGAACTGTATGGTGTCATTTGGATTTTAGTTTTGGTCTTTTTAGTCTTCATCTTGTTTGAAATCAGCATGCTTTACAGCAAAAAAGGATTGAAAGGGGAACGAATTTTGCCCGATAAGTTTTCAAATAGCGATGTGAATGATGTGCAAGTTCAGCTTAAAAACGACTATACATTCACTGTTGAAGTTGCTCTGGTAGATGAATTGCCTATTCAGTTTCAAAAACGAGATTTTTTCAGAAAAACTACACTGTCCGGAAAAAACAGAAATACCTTACAATACCAAGTGCGTCCAGTAGAACGTGGCGAATACCGCTTTGGAAATTTAAATTGCTATGCAACTTCGGTCATCGGGCTCATAAGACGCCGTTATACCTTTAATAATGAACAAATGGTGAAAGTATATCCATCATTTATTCAGATGAAGAAATATGACTTTCTAGCCATTGATAACCGCTTACGGCAAATTGGATTAAAGAAAATACGCCGTATTGGTCACACCATGGAGTTTGAACAAATAAAAGAATACGTGATAGGTGATGATGTGCGTACTGTAAACTGGAAAGCGACTGCAAAACATGGGCATTTAATGGTGAATCAGTATCAAGACGAAAAAATGCAACCGATCTATTCCATTATTGATACCAGCCGGGTAATGAAAATGCCGTTTAACGAATTGAAACTACTTGATTATGCCATAAACAGCTCATTGGCTTTCAGTAATATCGCATTAAAAAAAGGTGATAAAGTGGGTATGGCCGATTTTTCGAATAAATTAGGTGCCTTTTTACCTGCAAATGCCAAGAAAACATATTTAAACACCCTTCTGGAAACGCTCTATAATGTAGATACCAATTTTAAAGATTCCGATTTTGGGATTTTACAAGCCTTGGTACGGAGAAAAATTACGCAGCGTAGTTTGTTGTTGTTATACACCAATTTTGAGTATATTTCATCTTTAAAACGGCAGCTTCCCTATTTGCAGGCCATTGCAAAAAAGCATGTGCTGGTAGTCATCTTTTTTGAAAATACCGAACTGAAATCGTTGAGTGATACAGATGCTGAAACCATCCCCGAGATTATAGACCAAACTATAGCACAACAATTTCAATATGACAAGAAGTTGATGGTACGTGAATTACAACAACGCGGCATACAAACCGTGCTAACTGCACCCGAAGATTTAACGGTTAACACCATCAATAAGTATTTGGAAATTAAGGCAAAAGGGCTTTTGTAA
- a CDS encoding NUDIX hydrolase: protein MDFSSFEERIVKVKKMELPGEAIQFKMAPVERLKELKEQALLKQNARKAGVMALFYPSEKNETRIILILRRTYKGVHSAQIGFPGGKLESEDASLKEAALRETEEEVGVSRKVISVVKQLTEIYIPPSNFFVQPFLGITKTTPQFIKQDEEVEALVEVPLSLFMDDKTLVTKKITTSYATNIDVPAFLLNGHVVWGATAMMLSEVRELLKQVL, encoded by the coding sequence ATGGATTTTTCATCATTTGAAGAAAGGATTGTAAAGGTAAAAAAAATGGAGCTTCCTGGCGAAGCAATCCAGTTTAAAATGGCGCCAGTAGAACGCTTAAAAGAATTAAAGGAACAGGCCCTGCTAAAACAAAATGCCCGAAAAGCTGGAGTAATGGCGTTATTCTACCCTTCAGAAAAAAATGAAACACGGATAATTCTTATTTTACGCAGAACATACAAAGGAGTGCATTCTGCTCAAATTGGATTTCCAGGAGGCAAATTAGAGTCCGAAGACGCTTCCCTTAAAGAAGCCGCATTACGGGAAACAGAAGAGGAGGTTGGCGTTTCTAGAAAAGTTATTTCAGTAGTGAAGCAATTAACCGAAATTTACATTCCACCTAGTAACTTTTTTGTGCAACCATTTTTAGGTATTACTAAAACTACGCCGCAATTTATCAAGCAAGATGAGGAAGTGGAAGCGCTGGTAGAAGTTCCGTTGTCATTGTTTATGGACGATAAAACCCTTGTTACTAAAAAAATAACTACTTCGTATGCAACTAATATTGATGTGCCTGCTTTTTTGCTTAACGGACATGTAGTTTGGGGTGCTACTGCTATGATGTTGAGCGAGGTACGTGAACTGCTAAAACAGGTGTTATAA
- a CDS encoding peptidylprolyl isomerase: MKYLSYLLLTAILLLTSCEDKKNASEVKKETTTESKTTLEHKSTITKDTATVDTSETKEKKIGAGYPKITQENLVEFLTKYGKDNPETKVKIATRLGDIVIDLYEDTPLHRANFIYLVKQGYFNKTFFHRIVPNFIIQGGNSDLPSTNEKRFKLGDDYLIPAEINGRNHFKGSVSGAKEYRENPDKKSAPFEFFIFLGPQTSTGHLNGNYTVFGRVTEGMDVVNKIAALPSDEGDWPLQNVYIEAEVL, encoded by the coding sequence ATGAAATACTTAAGTTACCTGTTATTGACTGCCATTCTGCTTTTAACAAGCTGTGAAGATAAGAAAAACGCTTCCGAAGTAAAAAAAGAAACTACCACAGAGAGTAAAACGACTTTAGAACATAAGTCAACTATCACAAAAGATACTGCAACTGTTGATACTTCTGAAACTAAAGAAAAAAAAATTGGTGCTGGATACCCCAAAATAACGCAAGAAAACCTTGTTGAATTTTTAACGAAATACGGAAAGGACAATCCAGAGACTAAAGTAAAAATAGCTACACGACTAGGCGATATTGTTATCGATCTTTATGAGGACACTCCGCTACACCGCGCTAATTTTATCTATTTAGTGAAACAAGGGTATTTTAATAAAACTTTTTTCCATCGTATTGTTCCAAACTTTATCATTCAAGGAGGTAACAGCGATTTACCTTCAACAAACGAAAAGCGCTTTAAACTGGGCGATGATTACTTAATACCGGCTGAAATAAATGGCCGTAACCACTTTAAGGGCTCAGTAAGCGGTGCTAAAGAATATCGTGAAAATCCAGATAAAAAATCAGCTCCTTTTGAGTTTTTCATTTTCTTAGGCCCTCAAACTTCCACCGGTCATTTAAACGGTAATTACACCGTATTTGGGCGCGTAACAGAAGGAATGGATGTGGTTAATAAAATAGCAGCATTGCCTTCCGATGAAGGAGATTGGCCGTTACAAAATGTGTATATTGAAGCTGAGGTATTATAA
- a CDS encoding lysophospholipid acyltransferase family protein: protein MGLFKKNPFGHILFLKKWLIRILGAATHRRFKGFNTLQIEGSEIIKNLPDTNVLFVSNHQTYFADVVAMFHVFNASLSGRVDTIENIGYLWNPKMNIYFVAAKETMKSGLLPKILAYAGSVSIERTWRAKGEEVNRQVKMSDVSSITTALNDGWVITFPQGTTKPWKPIRRGTAHIIKKNKPVVVPIVIDGFRRSFDKKGIRIKKRGILQSMEIKKPLDIDYENDTVQEIVEKLEYAIEQHPSFLKVIPEKEIEKEEELNEERRWRY, encoded by the coding sequence ATGGGGCTTTTTAAAAAAAATCCTTTCGGACATATATTATTCTTAAAAAAATGGCTCATTCGTATTCTGGGTGCTGCAACACATAGACGTTTTAAAGGGTTTAATACCTTACAGATAGAAGGTAGTGAGATTATTAAAAATTTACCCGATACAAATGTACTTTTTGTATCTAACCACCAAACTTATTTTGCCGATGTGGTTGCTATGTTCCATGTATTTAACGCCAGTTTGAGTGGTCGTGTTGATACCATTGAGAATATTGGGTACCTCTGGAACCCAAAAATGAATATTTATTTTGTAGCTGCCAAGGAAACTATGAAATCTGGATTGTTGCCAAAGATACTGGCATATGCAGGTTCTGTAAGTATTGAACGTACTTGGCGAGCTAAAGGTGAAGAAGTGAACCGCCAAGTAAAAATGAGCGATGTAAGTAGCATTACCACGGCATTAAATGACGGTTGGGTAATTACATTCCCACAGGGTACTACTAAACCGTGGAAACCTATACGACGGGGAACAGCCCATATTATCAAAAAAAACAAGCCTGTTGTTGTCCCTATTGTAATTGATGGGTTTAGACGTTCCTTTGATAAAAAAGGGATTCGTATAAAAAAGCGAGGTATCCTTCAGTCTATGGAAATTAAAAAACCACTGGATATAGATTACGAAAACGATACGGTACAAGAAATTGTTGAAAAACTGGAATATGCTATAGAACAACATCCTTCCTTTTTAAAGGTTATTCCGGAAAAAGAAATTGAAAAAGAAGAAGAGCTCAACGAAGAAAGACGGTGGCGTTATTAG
- a CDS encoding RDD family protein — MDKFQIETAQNVNIVQNVAGVGDRILAFLIDSAIMFIYILLVSFLFGFLDFFSDSFLLWMTIMLPLLLYHLLWEQFWNGQSPGKAVMKIRVVKIDGSKPAFSNYLIRWLLRIIDITILSGAVALVVILFNGRGQRLGDLAAATTVISEKKTISFAQTVLTDLPENYNPEYPQVTIFTDAEMQTIKNMFQQAKYNGNHNVILKLSNRVSKVMEVQYETTPLTFIDTVIKDYNYYTQQL, encoded by the coding sequence ATGGATAAATTTCAAATAGAAACAGCGCAAAATGTAAATATTGTGCAGAATGTAGCCGGGGTGGGTGATCGCATATTAGCATTTTTGATTGACTCAGCCATTATGTTTATATATATCTTGCTGGTTTCTTTTTTGTTCGGTTTCCTTGATTTTTTTTCAGATTCCTTTTTGTTATGGATGACAATTATGCTGCCTTTGTTGTTGTACCATTTGTTATGGGAGCAGTTCTGGAACGGACAAAGCCCCGGAAAAGCTGTGATGAAAATACGTGTGGTAAAGATCGACGGTTCGAAACCCGCCTTTTCAAACTATTTAATAAGATGGTTATTGCGAATAATAGATATCACTATTTTAAGTGGTGCTGTAGCTTTAGTTGTTATTCTGTTTAATGGTAGAGGACAACGCTTGGGGGATTTGGCTGCTGCTACAACGGTTATTTCAGAAAAGAAAACTATTTCGTTTGCACAAACCGTATTAACCGATTTGCCTGAGAATTATAACCCAGAGTATCCACAAGTAACTATCTTTACCGATGCTGAAATGCAAACCATTAAAAACATGTTTCAGCAAGCTAAATACAACGGAAACCACAATGTTATTTTAAAATTATCTAATCGGGTTTCAAAAGTGATGGAGGTTCAATATGAAACTACGCCACTTACCTTTATCGACACCGTAATAAAAGATTATAACTACTATACACAGCAACTATGA
- a CDS encoding DUF4129 domain-containing protein: MHKLVFIFFFLFCFAEGIPQDSTTVEEHETVRYDTDSRISPLQVDEETIEKYKSDPAFDYSENNAEENWWQQFKNWLGNLWSSFWNWLLGDLQYNGFFAFLLKVLPYLIIGGIVAFIVWLFFKLNPGASFLKSKEKPDVFFSEEEEIIRSKNIRELIEKALQNKNYRLAVRYYYLLILKKLTDAELIDYEFDKTNTDYIAEITSDTVILPFKKTTNLYDYIWYGNFTVTETDYRKAQRTFQELEQQIPNLHD; the protein is encoded by the coding sequence ATGCATAAACTTGTTTTTATATTCTTCTTTCTTTTTTGTTTTGCTGAAGGAATTCCGCAGGACAGTACAACTGTGGAAGAACATGAAACTGTACGCTATGATACCGATAGTCGTATTTCCCCACTACAAGTTGATGAAGAAACCATCGAAAAATATAAAAGCGATCCCGCTTTTGATTATTCTGAAAACAACGCCGAAGAAAATTGGTGGCAGCAATTTAAAAACTGGTTGGGCAACCTTTGGAGCAGCTTTTGGAATTGGCTTTTAGGTGACCTGCAATACAATGGATTCTTTGCTTTTTTACTGAAAGTGCTTCCGTATCTCATTATTGGAGGGATCGTAGCGTTTATTGTTTGGCTATTTTTTAAATTGAATCCAGGTGCCAGTTTCTTAAAAAGTAAAGAAAAGCCCGACGTATTTTTTTCCGAAGAAGAAGAAATCATTCGTTCTAAAAACATTCGGGAGCTTATTGAAAAAGCATTGCAGAACAAGAATTACCGCTTGGCAGTGCGTTATTATTATTTATTGATTTTGAAAAAATTGACCGATGCTGAATTAATAGACTATGAATTCGATAAAACCAATACCGATTATATTGCTGAAATAACTTCAGATACAGTTATCCTACCGTTTAAAAAAACAACCAACCTCTACGATTATATTTGGTATGGAAACTTTACAGTGACTGAGACTGATTACCGAAAGGCCCAGCGAACCTTCCAGGAACTGGAACAACAAATACCAAACCTCCATGACTAA